The genomic window ATCATCATCGACACGACTGCCCCTGTCGCATATGTCACAATGCCAATACCAATCGGAATAATGATAAGGGCAAACAGTTTGCCATAAAACGTTTGTGGCACTGTATCGCCATAACCAACCGTTAAAATGGTGACAACTGTCAACCAAAGTGCATCAAAAAACGTTAATTGTTCTGAAAACATAAATCCGATCGTTCCTGCGATAATGGCGACAATCATCGCGATGACGGAAACGACGATCGAGCGCGATGAACTCATCCGTTTCTCCCCTTATGTTCTTTCTGTACAAACTTCATGCAAGGCGCACCAGACGATTGCTTGACGACAATAGACGGCAACATCGCGCTTTTAAAACCGAATGCGCGACAACCGCGCGGCATTTGCGCATCCCACGTGACATAAAAATGCTTGCATGCATAACAATTTACTCGCTCATTATATGTTTTCGATTTGCCAGTCAATTGGCTCTCTCCCTGTCTGTTGTAAAAAAGTATTCGTTTTTGAAAAAGGGCGACTACCGAAAAAGCCTCGCGCTGCGGAAAATGGGCTTGGATGTGGCGCTTCAATTATGTAATGATGTTCATTCGTGATCAAGGCTTTTTTCGCTTGCGCATGACGTCCCCATAAAATGAAGACAACGGGTTCACGTTTTTCATTCACAAGTTCAATGACGCGATCTGTAAAATACTCCCAACCTTTTCCTTTATGCGAATTCGCTTCTCCACGTCGTACCGTCAATACGGTATTTAAAAGCAATACCCCTTGCTTTGCCCATTTTAATAAGTAGCCGTTGTTTGGAATATAGCACCCGATGTCATCTTGCAACTCTTTAAAAATGTTTAACAACGATGGAGGCAAAGCGACGCCCGGTTTGACGGAAAAACTTAATCCGTGCGCTTGATTCGGCCCATGGTATGGGTCTTGTCCTAAAATGACGACTTTTACATTCGCATACGGGGTGTAATGAAGGGCGTTGAAAATGTCGTGCATATCCGGATAAATCGTTTTCGTTCGATATTCTTCTTTTAAAAACTGACGCAATTTCACATAATACGGTTTTTGAAACTCCTCTTCTAATAAAGGAGCCCAATCGTTTTTCAATATGGTCATCATCGCACTCCTTTCTAATACAAAGGCTACCCTACTTTATAGGATAGCCTGTTTTTGCTTAAAACTGAATTTTTTCTTCTAAGAAGCTTTTTAATTCCGCAATTGGAATGCGCGTTTGTTCCATCGTATCGCGGTCGCGCACGGTCACCATGCCGTCCTGTTCTGAATCAAAATCATACGTAATACAGAACGGTGTTCCAATCTCATCTTGACGACGATATCGTTTTCCGATGGATCCAGACTCATCGTAATCGACCATAAAATGTTGTGAAAGTTGTTCAAAGATCGCACGCGCACCTTCTGATAACTTTTTCGATAATGGCAATACAGCCGCTTTATATGGCGCTAACGCTGGGTGAAGATGCATCACTGTGCGCGTCGTACCGTCTGCCAGTTGCTCTTCTTCATACGCGTCAATCATAAAGGCGAGCGTGACGCGATCTGCACCAAGTGAAGGCTCAATGCAATATGGAATAAAACGTTCGTTCGTTTCTTGATCAAGGTAGTGGAAGTCTTCTCCTGAATATTCCATATGGCGACGCAAATCGTAATCGGTACGCGATGCAATGCCCCATAGCTCGCCCCAACCAAACGGGAATTTATATTCAATATCTGTTGTGGCGTTGCTGTAGTGGGACAATTCATCTTCGGAATGATCGCGTAAACGAATGTTTTCACGCTTCATACCAAGCGATAAAAGCCATTGTTCACAATATTGTTTCCAATAATCAAACCACTGTAATTCTTCGCCCGGCTTACAGAAAAATTCAAGCTCCATTTGTTCAAATTCACGTGTGCGGAACGTAAAGTTTCCTGGTGTAATTTCGTTTCGGAAGCTTTTTCCGATTTGCGCAATACCGAACGGCAATTTTTTGCGCATCGTTCGTTGTACGTTTTTAAAGTTTACAAAAATGCCTTGTGCCGTTTCAGGACGAAGGTAAATTTCGTTTGCGCTCGACTCGGTCACGCCTTGGAACGTTTTAAACATTAAGTTAAATTGACGAATGTTTGTGAAGTCGCGGCTGCCGCAATCTGGACAAGCAATGTCGTGCTCTTGAATGAGCTGCTCCATTTTTTCAAAAGGAAGCCCATCGACAACCATTTCAATCCCTTTCGCTTCAAGCGCGCTTTCAATTAACTTATCCGCCCGATGACGTGCTTTACATTGTTTACAGTCAATCATCGGATCGTTGAAGTTTCCTAAATGACCAGATGCTTCCCACGTGCGTGGGTTCATTAAAATAGCCGCATCTAAACCGACGTTGTATGGCGATTGTTGAACAAACTTTTTCCACCATGCTCGCTTAATGTTGTTTTTTAATTCTGTCCCTAACGGACCGTAATCCCACGTATTTGCTAATCCGCCGTAAATTTCTGAACCGGGAAAAACAAAGCCGCGATGTTTCGCGTGTGCTACAATTTGCTCCATCGTTACTGACATCGTTCATCCTCCTTATAATAAAATGTAAACAAAAAACGCTCTCATCCTTAGGCCTTTCGCCTAGGGACGAGAGCGTAACTCCCGCGGTTCCACCCTAGTTGATGCATAACGCATCCACTTTTGCGTGAAGCAACTCCAGACTGCCGTTTCGCTAAGCGTCTTTACTAGGCTTCCACCACCCCTAGCTCGCTATAAAAGAACTACCTTAGCTACTATCCATCTTTCATCGTTGCACCTGTATTTCATTTGGCTAATATTGTATCAAACCGCAATAGGAGAGTCAAGGGGGGAACAAAACCCGCTTTACATAAGCAGTAAAGCGGGTCAAAGTGAGTTAAGGGGTTGATCATATTAATTTCGAATTAAGTAGTCAAACGCTCCTAAAGAAGCTGTTGCGCCTGAACCCATGGAAATGATAATCTGTTTATATGCGCTATCTGTACAATCGCCAGCAGCGAAGACGCCAGGGACGTTTGTCGCTCCGCGCTTATCAACGATAATTTCGCCGAAGCGATTGCGCTCTACCGTTCCTTCTAACCATTCGGTATTCGGTACAAGTCCGATTTGCACGAATACACCTTGAAGTTCAATATGGTGCTCTTCGCCTGTTGCGCGATCAATATATGTGATACCATTCACTTTATCTGTGCCTGTAATTTCTTTCGTTTGCGCGTTTTTGATTACTGTGACATTCGGTAAGCTGTATAAACGATCTTGCAATACAGCATCTGCTTTTAATTCTGGCGCAAATTCAAGCACCGTCACATGCTTAGCAATTCCGGCCAAGTCAATTGCCGCCTCAACGCCAGAGTTTCCACCGCCGATGACTGCGACATGTTTTCCTTCAAATAACGGACCGTCGCAATGTGGGCAGTAAGCGACGCCTTTATTTTTAAACTCTGCTTCGCCTGGGACGCCGAGATTGCGCCAACGTGCGCCTGTCGCGATAATGACTGCTTTGCTTTTTAAAATCGCACCATTCTCAAGCTCTACTTCAATAAGGTCTTTCTTTTCTAGCCGTTTTGCACGCTGCAAGTTCATAATATCAACATTGTAATGTTTCACATGTTCCTCAAGGCTCGCAGCAAGCTTCGGACCTTCTGTATATTTGACGCTAATAAAGTTTTCAATGCCTAACGTATCTAAAATTTGACCGCCGAAGCGTTCAGCAACAATTCCTGTGCGAATGCCTTTACGCGCTGCATAAATGGCAGCTGTTGCACCCGCAGGTCCTCCACCGATGACGAGCACATCAAACGGATCTTTTTCCTCAAAAGTAGAAGCATCCGGCGTGCTTCCTAACTTCGCAAGAATTTCCTCAAGCGACATACGGCCGCTTGCGAACGGTTCACCGTTTAAAAAGACGGTTGGCACAGCCATGACATCTTTTTGCTCGACTTCTTCTTTAAATACAGCCCCATCAATCATCGTATGTGAGACGTTCGGATTTAGTACGCTCATCACATTTAACGCTTGAACGACGTCTGGGCAGTTATGGCATGTTAAGCTGACGTATGTTTCAAAACGATACGTCCCTTTTAAATTTTTAATTTGTTCAATGACTGCTTGATCGACCTTTGGCGGACGTCCACTCACTTGAAGCAACGCAAGCACGAGGGAAGTAAATTCATGTCCTAAAGGTACTCCTGCGAACACAACGCCCGTTTCTTCGCCAACGCGATTGACGCTAAAGCTTGGCGTTCTCTCTAACGTTGTTTTTTCTACTTTGATTTTCGATGACATTGTTGCAAGCTCATCGACTAAAGCAAGCATATCGCGGGAAACTGAATCGTCTCCCGCGCTCACTTTTAACACAATGTCATTTTCCATCAATTGTAGATATTGGGCGAGCTGTGCTTTAATTTCAGCATCCAATATCATTGACGTAAGCCTCCTTAAATTTTACCTACAAGGTCAAGGCTTGGCTTTAATGTTTTTCCACCTTCTTGCCATTTTGCTGGGCACACTTCGCCAGGATTGTTGCGCACGTATTGTGCTGCTTTAATTTTGTTTACGATTGTGCTTGCATCACGACCGATGCCATCAGCGTTAATTTCAACAGCTTGAATAACGCCATCTGGATCGATAATGAACGTACCGCGTTGTGCAAGGCCTGTCTCTTCATCAAGCACTTCGAACATGCGTGATAATTTTTGAGAAGGGTCACCGATCATCACATATTCGATTTTGCTGATCGCTGGTGAGTGGTCGTGCCATGCTTTATGTGTAAAATGTGTATCTGTTGAAACGGAGTATACTTCTACACCAAGCTCTTTTAATTTTGGATATTCGTTTTGTAAATCTTCTAATTCTGTTGGACAAACGAATGTAAAGTCAGCTGGATAGAAGCAAACGACGCTCCATTTTCCTTTGAAGTTTTCTTCTGTTACCTCGATGAAATCGCCGTTATGGAACGCCATCGCTTTAAATGGTTGTACTTGTTTTCCTACTAATGGCATTGTCAATCATCCTCCTGCATCATTTTTTTTGCATGTTAGTAGTATGCTCCAGCCATACGAAAAATATGACTGAACGCAAAAATAAATTATAACAATTATAATTCGATATAAATTATCATATAGGAATGTTTATTTGTCAAGTAAAAACTATACAACTGTCTTAGTTTTTCGACACATTTTCTTTTTATTCCTTTTTCATAAATAAAAAACAGAGCCTTCGCAAAGACTCTGCTTTCTCACATAGCAAAAGAAAAAACGAGTAAAACAGAAACATTACATAATAGCGCAGCGACAAATAGCCATGTTTGTTTTCCTTTTTTCTTCACCATATATTCTGCAAATACGGTCGTTCCAAAAGCGAAACAAACAAACAATAAAAACGAGCTGACGCGCCCATAAAATAAGTGACGAGTAAGAAGCGGTGAAAACAAAAGCAAAAGAAATAATTGCTGAATGCTCCACCAATACATTTTCCCCCTCCTAACAATGAATAAAGTGGGCGAGACGGGAACGAAACGGTTCACCATTCCATATGACTTCGCTCGTTGCTTGTCGCTTTTGTACTTCCGGCTCTGACAAAAGAAGCCAAAAGTTTTTTGTCGGTAAATGACCAAGCAGATGTTTCTCACTTAATCGATTTAAATACATTTGTCTCGTTTCATTCATTTGCTTCGATAAATGATCGCCTTCATTCGAAAATGCATAAAGGACGCTCGCTGTCGCTACACGTTTCACACGAAACTCGTTCGCCACACGTAAAAAGAAATCCCAATCCCAATAGTTATGAACGTACGGATCAAAATATCCAATTGTATCATGAATTGTGCGCCGATACATGCTCCCTGAAGGAACATACGTCGAAAATGTACGCATTGCTTGCAAATCGAATTCATATGCAAATAAAAAGCGATCGGTCGGTATGCGCACTCCATTTTCAATACGATAATGAAAAATTTCTACGTCCGAATATACAAAATCGGCATCATTCATATTAGCGATCATTCGCTCAATGTGGCATGGCAATAGTAAATCGTCATCATCACAAAGCATAATAAAATCTTCTGTGGCGGCACGTACACCGATATTACGCGCCTCGACATGACCGACATTTTCACGCAATTCAATGAGTTCAACAGAAAGCTCCGGATATGCATCGACAGCAGCTTGCACAGATGGACCACCATCATTAACAATAATGACTTGCGTTGGTTTATACGTTTGTTTGCTTAACGACTCTAACAATTCTGCTAATGGAAGTAATCGGTTATATGTCGCAACGACTACAGAAACACCCAAAAGAAAATCCCCTTTCAAAAAAAGAAGCTACAATGATACCATTATAGCTTCTTTTCGTATGATTATGCGAGTTCTTGTTGTTTCGTTTCTTTGCCAAGGAAAAGAACAGCAAGCGCGCCGATGAAAATCGCGATACAAAAAATCGCAAAAATCATCGTGATGGCTACTTTTTGTGCGACGAGATAGCCGACGAGAAGCGGCCCTAAAATGCCGCCAATGCGTCCGAATGAAGCAGCCATTCCTGCACCCGTCGCACGAATGATCGTTGGATATTGCTCTGGTGTATAGGCATAAAGCGCTCCCCATGCCCCAAGGTTGAAAAACGATAACAATGCTCCAAACGTCATTAATGCCGCAGCTGAGTCAGCATTTCCGAAGAAATAAGCACTTAATGCGGTACCAGTTAAATAAATGATCAGTACTGCTTTTCGACCAATGCGTTCAATTAACCATGCGACGCTAAAATAACCCGGCAGCTGCGCTAATGTCATGATGAGCACGTACTCAAAACTTTTAATTAAACTAAATCCTTTCATGACCATGACGCTCGGTAGCCATAAAAACATGCCGTAGTACGAAAAGACGACTGAAAACCATAAAATCCAAAGCATTGTCGTTTGTTTTGCGTACGGTTTTGCCCAAACGTCTGCGATATTTTGCCAAACGGAACGGCGCTCCGTTTTTGTCGCCATAAACTTTTTCGAATCTGGCAAATTGATGCGCAAATAAATGGCATATAGCGCTGGTACAGCTCCTAAAATAAGCGCCATTTGCCATCCATACGCTGGAATAACGAAAAATGAAATGAGCGCTGCTAGTAACCAACCACCTGCCCAAAAGCTTTCCAATAAAACGACAACTTTCCCGCGTTCATGTGCAGCAACGCTTTCGGATACGAGCGTTGACGCAACAGGCAGTTCGCCACCAAGTCCCATGCCGATAAAAAAACGTAAAATTAAAAAGACCGTTAACGTTGTCGCAAGTGCGGATAGTCCGCTACCGATCGAAAATAATAAAAGCGTAATGATGAAAACTTGTTTTCGCCCAATGCGGTCAGCTAACAATCCAAAAACGAGCGCACCGACTGCCATGCCGATCGAATTTATACTTCCGATCCAGCCCATTTGTTCGGCCGTTAAATTCCATTCCTTTTGCAATGCAGCAATAATAAACGAAAGCATCCCTACATCCATCGCATCAAATAACCAACCAAGCCCGGCAATCCAAAGCAACTTGTTTCTTGATACGTCTTTACTCATGTCATCCCTCCGTTGTCAGCTGTCAAATTGTCTTCCTCATGATTATATTTCCTTTTTTGTTATGTATCAATGCAAAAAGCGTCGGGAAAAACCGACGCTTATCGCAAGTCTTCTTTTGAAAACGCTCCAGGAAGAAGTTCTTTTACTGTTGTTTCCTGCATATCGCCTTTCATATTCGCCAAAATGACAGGCATATTTGGATCACATAATTCAACAATGACTTGACGGCATGCGCCACACGGCGGAACTGGTCGCTCCGTATCTGCAACGACGGCTAACATCGCATACTCATGATCTCCTTCTGAGTACGCCTTAAATAAAGCTGTACGCTCAGCGCAGTTGCATAAACCGTATGATGCATTTTCGATGTTGCAGCCACCGTACACTTTTCCATCTTTCGTTAATAGTGCTGCTCCAACTTTAAACTTGGAATACGGAACGTACGCTCGCTCCCTCGCTTGTTTTGCCGCTTCAATTAACTGTTGTTTATTCATTGTTGATCATCCCTTCTTGGGCTGTTTAGTTAAAAAACGTCTTCATTAACCAATCGGCAACGACGCCACCTAAATATACGCCAAATACCCCCATCATTCCTGCCAATACAGGCGGAGCTGGCAATGGCAAACGTAAAAACTTAAACAAAATCCCGACAACAAGCCCAGCAAGTAAGCTAAGTAATACTTCTTTCATAGGTCAATGCCTCCATTAGTATGCTTCGTTTGAAGTTGTTCCTTCCATAATTGCTGGTCCAGAACTTGTACCGATACGGTTTGCGCCTGCATCAATCATCGCTTTTGCGTCCGCTGCGCTGCGCACGCCGCCAGATGCTTTTACGCCGACGTTTGGACCAACTGTTTTGCGCATTAATGCAACGTCTTCTACTGTTGCACCGCCGCTTGCGAATCCTGTTGATGTTTTAACGAAATCTGCCCCAGCGCGAACGGCAATTTCGCATGCGCGCACTTTTTCTTCATCTGTCAACAACGCTGTTTCAATAATCACTTTTGTTAAAGCTTTTCCTTTTGCTGCATCAACAACAGCACGAATGTCGCGCTCTACAAGCTCATGATCGCCGTCTTTTAACGCACC from Anoxybacillus gonensis includes these protein-coding regions:
- a CDS encoding cytidine deaminase, which encodes MNKQQLIEAAKQARERAYVPYSKFKVGAALLTKDGKVYGGCNIENASYGLCNCAERTALFKAYSEGDHEYAMLAVVADTERPVPPCGACRQVIVELCDPNMPVILANMKGDMQETTVKELLPGAFSKEDLR
- a CDS encoding glycine--tRNA ligase, producing the protein MSVTMEQIVAHAKHRGFVFPGSEIYGGLANTWDYGPLGTELKNNIKRAWWKKFVQQSPYNVGLDAAILMNPRTWEASGHLGNFNDPMIDCKQCKARHRADKLIESALEAKGIEMVVDGLPFEKMEQLIQEHDIACPDCGSRDFTNIRQFNLMFKTFQGVTESSANEIYLRPETAQGIFVNFKNVQRTMRKKLPFGIAQIGKSFRNEITPGNFTFRTREFEQMELEFFCKPGEELQWFDYWKQYCEQWLLSLGMKRENIRLRDHSEDELSHYSNATTDIEYKFPFGWGELWGIASRTDYDLRRHMEYSGEDFHYLDQETNERFIPYCIEPSLGADRVTLAFMIDAYEEEQLADGTTRTVMHLHPALAPYKAAVLPLSKKLSEGARAIFEQLSQHFMVDYDESGSIGKRYRRQDEIGTPFCITYDFDSEQDGMVTVRDRDTMEQTRIPIAELKSFLEEKIQF
- a CDS encoding glycosyltransferase family 2 protein, yielding MGVSVVVATYNRLLPLAELLESLSKQTYKPTQVIIVNDGGPSVQAAVDAYPELSVELIELRENVGHVEARNIGVRAATEDFIMLCDDDDLLLPCHIERMIANMNDADFVYSDVEIFHYRIENGVRIPTDRFLFAYEFDLQAMRTFSTYVPSGSMYRRTIHDTIGYFDPYVHNYWDWDFFLRVANEFRVKRVATASVLYAFSNEGDHLSKQMNETRQMYLNRLSEKHLLGHLPTKNFWLLLSEPEVQKRQATSEVIWNGEPFRSRLAHFIHC
- a CDS encoding uracil-DNA glycosylase, which produces MTILKNDWAPLLEEEFQKPYYVKLRQFLKEEYRTKTIYPDMHDIFNALHYTPYANVKVVILGQDPYHGPNQAHGLSFSVKPGVALPPSLLNIFKELQDDIGCYIPNNGYLLKWAKQGVLLLNTVLTVRRGEANSHKGKGWEYFTDRVIELVNEKREPVVFILWGRHAQAKKALITNEHHYIIEAPHPSPFSAARGFFGSRPFSKTNTFLQQTGREPIDWQIENI
- the ahpF gene encoding alkyl hydroperoxide reductase subunit F produces the protein MILDAEIKAQLAQYLQLMENDIVLKVSAGDDSVSRDMLALVDELATMSSKIKVEKTTLERTPSFSVNRVGEETGVVFAGVPLGHEFTSLVLALLQVSGRPPKVDQAVIEQIKNLKGTYRFETYVSLTCHNCPDVVQALNVMSVLNPNVSHTMIDGAVFKEEVEQKDVMAVPTVFLNGEPFASGRMSLEEILAKLGSTPDASTFEEKDPFDVLVIGGGPAGATAAIYAARKGIRTGIVAERFGGQILDTLGIENFISVKYTEGPKLAASLEEHVKHYNVDIMNLQRAKRLEKKDLIEVELENGAILKSKAVIIATGARWRNLGVPGEAEFKNKGVAYCPHCDGPLFEGKHVAVIGGGNSGVEAAIDLAGIAKHVTVLEFAPELKADAVLQDRLYSLPNVTVIKNAQTKEITGTDKVNGITYIDRATGEEHHIELQGVFVQIGLVPNTEWLEGTVERNRFGEIIVDKRGATNVPGVFAAGDCTDSAYKQIIISMGSGATASLGAFDYLIRN
- the ahpC gene encoding alkyl hydroperoxide reductase subunit C is translated as MPLVGKQVQPFKAMAFHNGDFIEVTEENFKGKWSVVCFYPADFTFVCPTELEDLQNEYPKLKELGVEVYSVSTDTHFTHKAWHDHSPAISKIEYVMIGDPSQKLSRMFEVLDEETGLAQRGTFIIDPDGVIQAVEINADGIGRDASTIVNKIKAAQYVRNNPGEVCPAKWQEGGKTLKPSLDLVGKI
- the deoC gene encoding deoxyribose-phosphate aldolase, with the translated sequence MMNIASMIDHTLLKPETTKAQIEKLVEEAKKYEFASVCVNPTWVKFVAERLQGTKVKVCTVIGFPLGATTPEVKAFETKQAIENGAQEVDMVINIGALKDGDHELVERDIRAVVDAAKGKALTKVIIETALLTDEEKVRACEIAVRAGADFVKTSTGFASGGATVEDVALMRKTVGPNVGVKASGGVRSAADAKAMIDAGANRIGTSSGPAIMEGTTSNEAY
- a CDS encoding XapX domain-containing protein, yielding MKEVLLSLLAGLVVGILFKFLRLPLPAPPVLAGMMGVFGVYLGGVVADWLMKTFFN
- a CDS encoding MFS transporter is translated as MSKDVSRNKLLWIAGLGWLFDAMDVGMLSFIIAALQKEWNLTAEQMGWIGSINSIGMAVGALVFGLLADRIGRKQVFIITLLLFSIGSGLSALATTLTVFLILRFFIGMGLGGELPVASTLVSESVAAHERGKVVVLLESFWAGGWLLAALISFFVIPAYGWQMALILGAVPALYAIYLRINLPDSKKFMATKTERRSVWQNIADVWAKPYAKQTTMLWILWFSVVFSYYGMFLWLPSVMVMKGFSLIKSFEYVLIMTLAQLPGYFSVAWLIERIGRKAVLIIYLTGTALSAYFFGNADSAAALMTFGALLSFFNLGAWGALYAYTPEQYPTIIRATGAGMAASFGRIGGILGPLLVGYLVAQKVAITMIFAIFCIAIFIGALAVLFLGKETKQQELA